GTTCGGTTTTAATATCGGTTCCGTATCAGACTCGAACAGGGTCCTTCAGGCTCTCGGCCGGTCGCTTGCCATCATCGAGTTCGATCCGACTGGGAAAATTCTCACGGCGAACGAGAATTTCTGCAACGCGCTCGGCTACAGCCTGTCCGAGATCAAGGGGCAGCATCACAGCATGTTTGTCGACCCGGATTACGTGCACAGTCCGGATTATAAAGCCTTCTGGGCGAAGCTCGGCCGCGGCGAGTTCGATGCGCGCGAATATAAACGCATCGGCAAGGGCGGCCGCGAGGTTTGGATTCAGGCCTCTTACAATCCCGTGAAAGATGACAAGGGCACCGTCATCAAGGTGGTCAAGGCGGCGACGGTCATCACCGAGGAGAAACTCAAGAACGCCGAATTCGAAGGCAAGCTCAGCGCGATCTCGCGCGTGCAAGGCATCATCGAATTCACGCCGCGCGGCGAGGTCATTACCGCGAATGAGAATTTTCTCAGCGTCATCGGCTACCATCTCGACGAGATCAAGGGCCAGCATCATCGCATGTTCGTCGAGCCGTCCTATGCCCAATCGGCCGATTACCAGGAGTTCTGGAGGAAGCTGAACAGCGGCGAATATGTCGCCGCCGAGTTCAAGCGCATCGGCAAAGGCGGCAGAGAAGTCTGGATTCAGGCCTCCTACAATCCGATCTTCGATCTGAACAAGAAGGTGACCAAGGTCGTCAAATTCGCGACCGACGTGACCGATCGCGTGCGGGCCGTGAACGAGATCGCGGGCGGGCTGGCGCAGCTCGCCGACAACAATCTCGAACGCCGCCTCGACACGGCATTCATTCCGGCTTTCGAGCCGCTCCGCATCGATTTCAATCGCTCGCTCGAGAAGCTGCAATCGACTCTGATGCGGATCGCCGACAGTACCGACACGATCCAGTCGGGCACGTTCGAAATATCGACGGCCTCCGACGATCTGTCGCGCCGCACCGAACAGCAGGCGGCGAGCCTCGAGGAAACCGCGGCCGCGCTCGATGAAATCACCGCGACCGTGAAGAAATCGGCCGACGGGACAAGCCATGCGCGGCAGGTCGTCGCCTCTGCCGACGAGGATGCCAAAAAAAGCGCCTTGGTCGTGCGGCAAGCGGTCGACGCGATGGATGCGATCGCCAAATCCTCGCAGCAGATCAGCCAGATCATCGGCGTCATCGACGAGATTGCGTTCCAGACCAATCTGCTCGCGCTGAATGCCGGCGTCGAGGCCGCGCGGGCTGGCGATGCGGGCAGAGGTTTCGCCGTCGTCGCATCTGAAGTGCGCGCGCTTGCCCAGCGTTCGGCGGAAGCGGCCAAAGAGATCAAAGGTCTGATTTCGGCATCGACCACGCAGGTGGATCATGGCGTGAAGCTCGTCGCCGAAACCGGCAAATCGCTCGAGCGGATCATGACTCAGGTGGCCGAGATCAACGAAGTCGTCGGAGAAATCGCAGCCGGCGCCAAGGAGCAGGCGATCGGGCTTGCCGAGGTCAACACCGCGATCAATCAGATGGACCAGGTGACGCAGCAGAATGCGGCGATGGTCGAGGAATCGACGGCGGCCAGCCATTCGCTGTCTTTGGAAACCGAGCAATTGTCCAATCTGATCGGCCAGTTCAAGATTGGCCGAAAAGACGTGAAACCCATGCGCCGCGAGCCGCAAAGAGCCGTGTCGCACGCGATGCGGCCAGCCGCTAAAGCGCCGGCCGGAGCCAGTGGCGCGCGCAAGCTTCAGTCAAAGCCCGCGCATGGCATGCTTAAGGCCGTGGTGAACG
The Methyloferula stellata AR4 DNA segment above includes these coding regions:
- a CDS encoding methyl-accepting chemotaxis protein, with protein sequence MFGFNIGSVSDSNRVLQALGRSLAIIEFDPTGKILTANENFCNALGYSLSEIKGQHHSMFVDPDYVHSPDYKAFWAKLGRGEFDAREYKRIGKGGREVWIQASYNPVKDDKGTVIKVVKAATVITEEKLKNAEFEGKLSAISRVQGIIEFTPRGEVITANENFLSVIGYHLDEIKGQHHRMFVEPSYAQSADYQEFWRKLNSGEYVAAEFKRIGKGGREVWIQASYNPIFDLNKKVTKVVKFATDVTDRVRAVNEIAGGLAQLADNNLERRLDTAFIPAFEPLRIDFNRSLEKLQSTLMRIADSTDTIQSGTFEISTASDDLSRRTEQQAASLEETAAALDEITATVKKSADGTSHARQVVASADEDAKKSALVVRQAVDAMDAIAKSSQQISQIIGVIDEIAFQTNLLALNAGVEAARAGDAGRGFAVVASEVRALAQRSAEAAKEIKGLISASTTQVDHGVKLVAETGKSLERIMTQVAEINEVVGEIAAGAKEQAIGLAEVNTAINQMDQVTQQNAAMVEESTAASHSLSLETEQLSNLIGQFKIGRKDVKPMRREPQRAVSHAMRPAAKAPAGASGARKLQSKPAHGMLKAVVNGAPVSEDASWEEF